A genomic segment from Aegilops tauschii subsp. strangulata cultivar AL8/78 chromosome 1, Aet v6.0, whole genome shotgun sequence encodes:
- the LOC109768206 gene encoding uncharacterized protein: MELFKDARSVRLRSHLGTYLCALDGVAVSHGHRRNSRGTVWAVELAGDDYVRLQGHRGLYLGATELPADVLGRGRGTRACCGVVLGSPSCPNDNAFLWSPLREGEHLALSGPYGRLLRARFGHTAQDNAVTVDLDADPEESSWVVEVVPAAEAALLLPPSPRPCRAQSCNARLEADTSESDTASSVLARVRSAKDMTSSLATVEEEPLSMPAARLIFYNTARDDGGVDEFDEGTWKYFSFKEQSLAALHRRLEEETRRHDFVVCRRSGPGLFPVVLDLPPGSSQMEFVLVPAPSPAVADVLENDME, translated from the exons ATGGAGCTCTTCAAGGACGCGCGGTCCGTGCGGCTCAGGAGCCACCTGGGCACGTACCTCTGCGCGCTCGACGGCGTGGCCGTTTCCCACGGCCACCGCCGCAACTCCCGCGGCACGGTCTGGGCCGTGGAGCTCGCCGGCGACGACTACGTGCGCCTCCAGGGCCACCGGGGCCTCTACCTCGGCGCCACCGAGCTCCCCGCCGACGTCCTCGGCCGCGGCCGCGGCACCCGGGCCTGCTGCGGGGTCGTCCTGGGCTCACCGTCCTGCCCCAACGACAACGCCTTCCTCTGGTCGCCGCTGCGCGAGGGCGAGCACCTCGCGCTGTCCGGGCCCTACGGCCGCCTCCTCCGCGCCAGGTTCGGGCACACGGCGCAGGACAACGCCGTCACCGTCGACCTGGACGCCGACCCGGAGGAGAGCTCCTGGGTCGTCGAGGTCGTCCCGGCCGCGGAGGCggcgctgctgctgccgccgtcgccACGCCCCTGCCGCGCCCAGTCCTGCAACGCCCGCTTGGAGGCGGACACGTCGGAGTCGGACACGGCGTCCAGCGTCCTCGCCAGGGTGCGCTCCGCCAAG GACATGACGAGTTCACTTGCTACGGTCGAGGAGGAGCCCCTGTCGATGCCGGCCGCGCGGCTGATCTTCTACAACACCGCCAGGGACGACGGCGGCGTGGACGAGTTCGACGAGGGGACGTGGAAGTACTTCTCGTTCAAGGAGCAGAGCCTGGCGGCGCTGCACCGCAGGCTGGAGGAGGAGACCCGGCGGCATGACTTCGTCGTCTGCCGCAGGAGCGGCCCGGGGCTGTTCCCCGTCGTCCTGGACCTCCCTCCCGGCAGCAGCCAGATGGAGTTCGTCCTCGTCCCGGCGCCTTCTCCTGCAG TGGCAGACG TTCTAGAAAATGACATGGAGTAG